AAGATGAATAACCGAATTTATAATATAGCAATTGTTGGCTTTGGGGGGATGGGCAGTTATCATTGCCAGTTAATTGAGCCTGTATCACAGATTTCCGTCATCGGGGTATACGATACGGTTGAATATCGGATGGAATTGGGAAAGGAAGCCGGCTATAAAACATACGCAAGTCTGGATGCTGTTCTGACAGATGAGCTGGTGGATATCGTTTTAATTGCTACACCTAATGATGTTCACAAAGAAATAGCCATTCAAGCTCTGCAGGCGGGTAAACATGTCATTTGCGAAAAACCGGTTACAATAACCAGCAAGGATTTTAATGATATCGTCAAGGTAGCGAACGAGGAGAGCCGTGTATTTACAGTCCATCAAAATCGCCGCTGGGATGAAGATTTCCTGACGGCCAAGGACATCATCGATAAAAAGACTTTGGGCGAGCTCTTCCATTTGGAATCCCGAGTTCAAGGAGCCAACGGCATTCCTGGCGACTGGCGCCAGCTGAAAGATTACGGTGGAGGTATGCTGCTGGATTGGGGCGTGCATTTGCTGGACCAATTGCTGCAGATTACAGATAGCCAAATTGAAAGTGTGACCGCTAATTTAAGTTATATTTTGGGAACCGAAGTGGATGATGGTTTTACGAGTTATATAACGTTTAAAGATGGCCTTA
Above is a window of Paenibacillus sp. E222 DNA encoding:
- a CDS encoding Gfo/Idh/MocA family protein, with product MKMNNRIYNIAIVGFGGMGSYHCQLIEPVSQISVIGVYDTVEYRMELGKEAGYKTYASLDAVLTDELVDIVLIATPNDVHKEIAIQALQAGKHVICEKPVTITSKDFNDIVKVANEESRVFTVHQNRRWDEDFLTAKDIIDKKTLGELFHLESRVQGANGIPGDWRQLKDYGGGMLLDWGVHLLDQLLQITDSQIESVTANLSYILGTEVDDGFTSYITFKDGLTALIEVGTTNYVKLPRWYLKGTEGTAVIRDWDLSGEIITRNPDVAHIEPKPIQAGQGLTKTMAPPSELSTLKFAIEKPELKEQSFYENFVSVLEGKSEIAIKNDEVHRVLVLIETIFEAAETKSVIHRSI